The genomic region GGGAATCAGATAAAAACTGGGGGAATaaaaaactgggaaataaaaaaGTTAGGGTTATTCATAGCTCTAAGATCCTTCCTTTTATTCTTATCTGATTGCAACTTCCAAAGTGGGAATGGTGGTGGCAGTTTAGGGGTACAGGGCTACTGACCAGAGTGCAAGAAGGACCTTGAGCTTCAGACTAGCCAAGGTCTAAGTTACTAACCAGGATGTATAGCAATGTAGCCTCTGGTCATACAATATGTCCACCTTTCAACCCTTCTGACCACAACTACTCCTTTCTATTCAGGTTCTGGCTGAGAACCAAGTCCCTGGGAAGATAATGGTTTTGTCAGGGTCCTTGAATTTCAGTCTCTCcccgcccctctctctctccccctttctctctctcttctcccctcctcctctctctcctctctactctcccttttctctttctctccttccatccctgtcttcctctttccttccacatAAACTGAGAATTGAAAGCtacacaaagacaaagagaccTTGACTTTGTTTCCTTTGCACTTTAGTGCTCATCTTGCAAGGCACCATGTTGCAGGTGGGAGAGAAGGTCTTTTCTACAAATGGTCAGTCAATGAATTTCCAGAAGATCAATGAGACATGTGCCAAGGCTGGTGGCAGTGTTGCCACCCCAAGAAATGCAGAGGAGAATTCTGCTATCATGAGCCTTGTGCAGAAGTACAACGCATATGCCTACCTAggcctgtcagaagggaagacaCCAGGGAAATTCTACTACCTCAATGGAAGTGCAGTGGAGTATACCAACTGGTACTCAGGGGAGCCTGCGGGTAAAGGGCGGGAGCCTTGTGTGGAGATGTACAAAGATGGCACCTGGAATGACAGAAGCTGTCTGCAGTACCGCCTTGCTGTCTGTGAGTTCTGAGCCCCTCATCAGGGGCTCATTCACCAGGCCAAAGAGTGAAGAAAGCACAGTTCATTAGCCAtaacctctcttccctcccttctagccAGCCACTTGTCTGCCTCTTCCAGAAAACTCTTTTTATGCCCCCTTCCTTGCTTTGGACTAACTATGTCTCCCGAAATTGTTGGATGCTAAGTTGTCTCTCCCAAACATAGACAACATAGTGTGGCAAAAAGAACAATGAatgacttggaatcagaggaccaacCCAGGCTCTGTTCTACCTTACTTTGCCCTCtagtaaatcacttaaacctAGTTGCGATGcctcaattttctaatctgtgtagtaggagagagagggggagagggagagggagagggcgagggggagagagagagagagagagagagagagagagagagagagagagagagagagagagagaggtgaaagagagatgtgaaagagagaaagagactccTGCATCAGTGATTCATCATTATAAGGATTTCCTgaaacaaaactccttctcccccccccaccccggccaaAGAGGTAGAAATTCCTTTGCAAATTACCTAAAGTACAACTCATTAGTAATTGACAGACTTAGAAAGTTATCTGCAGGTATTGAGAACATCAGTGGATTTGTCCATAGTCCCTCAGTtctgtcagaagcaagacttaaTTGAGAATCTTCTGGGCTGCAAGACTCTTTTTATTCCACACACTATCTCTCATGTATTATACTAACATCGTGTATTTTTATAAGACATAactttttcaaagtgctttcccgTTATGGACTGATGCAAGTCTCCTGTGATACAATGTGTTCCTTCCCAATAAGAAGCCTGTGTGGAGAAGGTAATAACCCATCTGCAGCCACAAGACACTGTTGGGTCCTCTTCCAGGAATACATTTCTCTTGCCACTTTCTTCTACTTACTCAAATCCTACATGTCCTTCATGGTCCAGCTTGATTCCCGCCTCTCCCATaaaactcttcctgaccctgcaATCCCACAGTGATCCCCccctttctctgaactcctgAAGCACTGTACCTCCCAAATTTGCCCTCATTGCCTGGTAATAATAAACACTTCCAGAAAACGGATTAATTCATATTGATCTATGTTCTTACTCCATCTCCTCTGAGCAATTATCCTGGAGCAACTGATCAGCATTTCTAATTTCTCTCACAATACACTTCTGGAGATCTGAAGCTTACCAACACATATAGAATGCTATCCTAGGCAATTAATCTCTCTGTACTTCAGGTAtcttatctgtaacatgaaagATATAAGCCCCATTTAGTAAGGCAGATCCTTTAGAATCCAATCCAAAACCTGTCTTCTCCAGTAATTGTTAACTAAATACTACAGTTGATCAAACTCACAAATTTATACAATTTTTGAGACACAAATCAACTTAGAGATTATTTCATCCATATCCTTCATGGAGCAAATAAAGAAGCTGAGGTTCAGTGAGATTAATTGACTAAACAGGGCACTATAGAAGATAGATCATTGGATTCAAAGCCAAAACGCCTGAATTCGAGCCTCGGTTCTGCCATCTATAACCATCAAAACTTTAAGCAACTCGCTTAACTTTTccaaaactcagtttccttatatttaaaaaaacagagataataaataATACCTTCTCTGAGGTTATCTCATAGTGTTGTTATAACAATCAAATCAAAATGTCAACCCTGGCAGAGAGCTCAGTGGCCATCCTGAAAAATATATCCTCCCTACAACATATCCCACAAGAGGTCAACTAGCCTTTGCTTGGATATTTCTAATAAGAAGGAATGAACCCACCTCTTTCCAAGGCAGCTCATCCCACTTTTCAATGGCTCCAATTGTCAGaaatttttttgttctgttttattttcccaACATCAAGCCTGAAGTTGCCTCTTTGCAGCCCACTCTCATAACTATGGATTCTACCTTCAGAGACCAGATAGAACAAATCTAGTCTCACTTCCACCTGGTAGCCTTTAAAATCGTCCCCTCTAGGTCTTCCCTTCTCTAAACTAAGAGATCCAGGTCCTTCAACCAATTGTCACATAGCTTGAACCTGAGGCCTTTCAAATGACATAAGAATGTGACAGCTACCATAATGAGCTGAATATAGGCTATCCATGAAAACAAAATCTCTTTGAAAAGATATATAATTTGTGTGTacagagatataaatatatagatacacatatatacgcatatctctatacacacatatatgtgtttatgtatatatatatacacacatacatactatatccattatatacataaacatacatacatgtgtgtgtatatatgtgtgtgtgtgtacacacatggggcagctagttggtacagtggacaaagcactgggactggagtcaggaaccttcatctccccaagttcaaatctggcctcagacatttactagctgtgtgacccttggcaagtcacttaaccctatttgcctcagttttctcatctgtaaaatgagctggagaaggaaatggcaaaccactccagtatctctgcaagaAAATATccacaaatggagtcacaaagagtcagacacaactgaaaaacaactcaacaataacatGTATAGCCttacctatacatatatagatgtgtgtgtataaactccCCCTCTTCACAATGAGCTATCATGATGATCCAGTTTTGGTGGGAAAGGACAGCCCATTATAGCACATGTCAAATGTTTTGTAACCATAAAGCATGAtataaacatgagctattattTTTGTCTAAATGCCCCATTTTGGGTGATGGAGAGAGAATCTTGTGTTCCATGGTCTTTGCCTCactccatccttccctctccttcatctGGTCTCCTCTACTACATATCATGGAGACCACACAGCATAGTCCTGAACTCTTCTCTTTGTTTCATGCACATGTCTTATTTCTCCAGCTATAATGTGTGCACTTTGAGA from Trichosurus vulpecula isolate mTriVul1 chromosome 8, mTriVul1.pri, whole genome shotgun sequence harbors:
- the LOC118829242 gene encoding pulmonary surfactant-associated protein A-like, which produces MTLSSLVLAVTFLVPYLVIDGTEVCSGGPGIPGTPGTPGLPGRDGRDGVKGDPGPPGPMGPPGGMPGLPGRDGLTGAPGSVGERGEKGEKGDMGPPGLPAYLDEELQSVLQDFRQHILQSMGVLILQGTMLQVGEKVFSTNGQSMNFQKINETCAKAGGSVATPRNAEENSAIMSLVQKYNAYAYLGLSEGKTPGKFYYLNGSAVEYTNWYSGEPAGKGREPCVEMYKDGTWNDRSCLQYRLAVCEF